GGACTAAAGTTTGAATTTTGGACTCCCAATATtcacaaattataaatataaaaaggtTATGATTAGTATTGAACTTTCATGCTTGTGTTTGTCAAAAAGGTATCCatcaagttttttattttttaaaaatttacatattcattagacacaaaattaataGTGTTTCATTTCacataaaatccaaatctaCTCCTTTAGATcaattaacttttttaaaaaaaaaaaatcaaaattttaaggattaaaccaaaaaaaaaaaaagaaaaaagaaaaggctGCGTCGATCATTCAAGAGCATGAACAAAATTTCAGATGaggaaattaaaatgaaatgaaaagtatagtataaaacttttttttttttttggaaaaaaagagagagagaaagttgATAATGAAGAACATGAGATAGTTTTCCATTAGATGAAAGGTtgtacaaaaagaaaagaaaagaaatcatatgagattaattcaaagagagagagattattACGTGGATGGATGGAGATGGAGCAGAGGCAGGGAAAGCTAGATGTAAATATGGAGGTTGAGCATGACAAGGAACAAaataaggagaagaagaaagacaaCAGCATGAACAAAAATAGAAGCAAAACTTGTCTTCAAGTTCATGAACTCAAGTGGGCGTTCTGATCCAGGCATCTGTATTATCATCCCTGGCGATAGAAACGCGAACAATATTGAAGCTATCAATGGACCTGCCAAATCattcattcttcttctcttctcttctcttctcttctctaaATATATCCCAATACAATTTATATCAACATTACCATATGTATTTGTTTCTGAAGAATTGGACGAATAAGAATTTCTTGTAAAACCAACCCCTTTATGCTATTTCAAACTATTATGGGACCTTCTACCCCCACCATTATCCCCCACTCTCTTTacccttttctttttatattctatttttcatCTCAATAACCCCACCCCATGACACGTCGCCCTGTGCTTTGCATAATTATGTCCTCCACTCCAATCAATATCATTTCCATCACCATCCTAATACAAACATACTTTAATCGATAAAACACCGACTACCCTCTtagaataatataaatattactttATTATTATGATTTGCTCTAGACAAGACTCAAAGTCCACACGCGAACCTAAGCTTAAGAAACATCGAGAGGTAGCATAGAGAAATACGTAtcccaaaaggaaaaaaatcaaatccttGGATTTAAGGTTGACCAACTGAGGTTAGTGAATGTATACCAATCGAATAATAACTAAGTTGTATCTGGTCTAGCGCTCTGAAATCTCGAGTGTCGTAAACTATCCTAACATCACTAGAATGACTTCAAATGAAAGAGTAAGTAATTTTCAAATTAGAGCCACCTAACATTGCTTTTATGTGCTTACTTGAACTATACGATTTTTATACTCAATTAGGCCATATCAGAGTGTGATAGACTTGACACCGTACCAATGCATACGAGAGATCAAGTCTATGAGGATCCTTGCCAATGACAAATCC
This genomic window from Benincasa hispida cultivar B227 chromosome 4, ASM972705v1, whole genome shotgun sequence contains:
- the LOC120075417 gene encoding uncharacterized protein LOC120075417; protein product: MNDLAGPLIASILFAFLSPGMIIQMPGSERPLEFMNLKTSFASIFVHAVVFLLLLILFLVMLNLHIYI